ATAGAAATATCTTGAAAGTCGTTCTTGATTTGGAAATCTCCATCAATCATAGAATTTACATCAGGATATAATTTTAAAGCTCTAACAACTGCTAAAGTAAAGAAAGACATAAATCCTAAACCAACTCCGTGTTTCGCTTTAAAATCTTCTTTAAAGTCTTTACGTAAATCAAAAATTGGTTGCATGTTTACTTCGTTAAAAGTAGTTAACATTGCCGTTTCGCTTTTTACAGCTACTAAACGTTCTGCAACTTTTCTACGTAACATAGACATTTTCTTGCGAGATGTTCCTCTAGAACCATTTGCAGGTTGAGTTCCCATAGAAGGTACAGCTTTTACTGCATCGTCTTTAGTAATTCTACCGTCTTTTCCTGTACCTTTAATAGAAGAACCATCCATTCCTTTTTCTGCTAATACTTTTTTAGCTGCAGGAGAAGCTGTTCCGGTTGCGTAAGTTGCTGCTTTTGGAGCCGCTTTTACTTCAACTTTCTTTTCTTCTTTTGGAGCTTCTGTAGTTGCAGCAGCACCTTCTGGTTTTGCAGCGCTAGTATCAATTAAACAAACAACTGCACCAACTGCAACTGCATCGCCTTCTTCTGCTTTTAACGTAATAATTCCAGCTTCTTCAGCAGGCAATTCTAACGTTGCTTTATCAGAATCTACTTCTGCAATAGGTTGATCTTTTTCAACATAATCTCCATCTTCAACTAACCACGTTGCAATTTCTACTTCTGTAATCGATTCTCCCGGAGAAGGAACTTTCATTTCTAAAATCATCAGTTCTTGTTTTGCTTTTTGCTGAACTTATTTCAGCTTTTAATTTAATTTCTCTTTTATTCTTTTGGGCGTTTTAACAGGCTTTCCGCTATATCTTTTTGCAAAAAAAAGCAAAAAGGTTAAAGCTACTTCAAAGTAGCTGAACGGTGGAAATCCTTAACGCAACTTAATCATTGTTAAAAACGCTATCGATAACTTCTTTATGACGTTTTTTAAATCGTGTGCTAGAACCTGCAGCAGGAACGGCATAATATCTACGAGAACGCACATTTAACTTTACCAATTCAAAACGTTCTAACATAAAACTCCAAGCTCCCATATTTCTAGGTTCTTCTTGTGCCCAAATGTATTCTGTAACATTAGGATATCTATCTATAACTTTCTGAATTTTCTCTAAATGTAAAGGGAATAATTGCTCAATTCTAACCAAAGCAATATCATCTCTTTCTAAGTTTTCTCTTTCTTCTAGTAAATCATAATAGAATTTACCCATACAGAAAACTAATTTCTTTACATTTTTAGGGTTTAGTGTATCGTCTATAACTTCCTGGAATTCTCCACCAGCTAAATCTTCAATTGTATTTACCGCTTTCGGATGACGTAATAAGCTCTTAGGAGTAAATACAATTAATGGTTTTCTATAGTTACGTTTCATTTGTCTACGCAACAAATGATAGAAGTTTGCAGGTGTTGTACAGTTTGCAACAGTCATGTTGTCTATTGCACATAATTGTAAATAACGTTCTATTCTTGCAGATGAATGTTCAGATCCTTGTCCTTCATAACCATGAGGTAATAAGACTACAATTCCGTTTTGCATTTTCCATTTGTCTTCTGCAGCAGAAATGTATTGGTCAAACATTATTTGAGCACCGTTAGAAAAATCTCCAAACTGTGCTTCCCAAATAGTTAAAGTATCAGGGTTTGCCATAGCATAACCATAATCGAAACCAAGAACACCATATTCAGACAATAACGAATTGTAAATCGTCATTTGTCCTTTATTATTAGGGTTTGTATTTAATAAATTTATTCTTTCTTCTGTAAGTTCGTCACGTAAAATAGCATGTCTGTGAGAAAAAGTTCCTCTTTCTACATCTTGGCCAGAAATACGAATATTATAGCCTTCTTCCATTAAAGAGCCATAAGCAAGATTTTCTGCCATTCCCCAATCTAATTGATTGGTTTCAAAAGCCATTTTTTTTCTTCCATTTAAAATTCGTTCAGCTTTACGAACAAATTTTACGTTTTCTGGAACTGTAGAAACAACTTTTGCAATATTTTTTAATTTCTCAACATCATATTTTGTATCATCATCAAGTAGCATTGCATCTAATTTCTGACGATCATATTTTTTCCAAGTAGATTGCATAAACTCTCTAACTTTAGATGTTTTTACTTTCTTTGCTTCATCAAATTCTTTTTCAAGCATTTGTTTAAACTCATTCGTAATTCCAGCTAAGTAAGAAGAATCAATAGAACCTTCTTTAATTAATTGTTCTGCATAAATATCTTTCGGATTTTGATGCTTAGAAATTGCTTTGTATAATTTTGGTTGGGTAAAACGAGGTTCATCACCTTCATTATGGCCATATTTTCTATATCCTAATAAATCAATAAAGACATCAGATTGAAATCGCATTCTAAATTCTAACGCGATTTCCATTGCATGACAAACAGCTTCAGTGTCATCTGCATTTACATGTAAAACAGGAGATAAAGTTACTTTACCAACATCTGTACAATATGTACTTGAACGTGCATCTAAATAGTTTGTTGTAAAACCAATTTGGTTATTTACAACAATATGAATTGTTCCACCAGTCTTATAACCATTTAATTTGGCCATTTGAACAATTTCGTAAGCAATTCCTTGACCAGCTATTGCTGCATCTCCATGAATAATTATTGGTAATATTTTACTAGAATCACCATTGTATTTTCTGTCTATTTTTGCTCTTGTAATTCCTTCTGCTACAGACGCAACAGTTTCTAAGTGTGATGGATTCGGAACCAAATTCATTTTGATTTCATTACCATCTCTAAAGGTCTTACTTAATGTTAAACCTAAATGATACTTTACATCTCCATCTATATTTTGGTCTTCAAAATCTTTTCCTTCAAACTCACTAAATAAGTCTCTTACAGGTTTTTTAAATATATTTACTAATGTATTTAAACGTCCCCTATGAGCCATTCCTAAAACACATTCTTTTACACCAAACTTTTCAGCAGCATCTCTTAGTATAACACTAATTCCCGGAATTAAAGCTTCACCACCTTCTAAAGAAAAACGTTTTTGACCAACATATTTTGTTTGTAGAAAGCTTTCAAACGTTACTGCTTGATTTAGTTTTCCTAAAATATATTTCTTAGCTTCACCAGTATATTTTGGGTGATTGTCATTTTTATTAATACGATCTTGCCACCACTTTAATTTCTCTGGGTTACGCATGTACATGTATTCTACACCAATAGAATCACAGTAAATACTTTGTAAGTTTGAAATAATTGTAGAAAGCTTCGATTTACCTATTCCTAAAACTTCACCGGCAGAAAATTCGCTATTTAAATCGCTTTGAGACAAACCAAAATTTTCGATATCTAAATTAGGCTCATACTGTCTTCTTTCTCTTACAGGATTTGTCTTAGTAAATAAATGACCACGTGTTCTGTACCCATTAATTAAATCTACAACTAAAAATTCTTTACGAACTTCTTGAGGGATTTCTACCTCTGAATCATCGTCTTTTAAAGAGTAATTTTCATTTGCTAAATCATACCCTTGAAAGAAGCTTCTCCAACTTGGTTCAACTGCATCTGGGTTTACCAAATATTTATCATATAAGTCAGCAATAAAGCCTGTGTGCGCTGCGTTTAAAAACGAAAATTTATCCATATTATAGTTTCTGCTTTTTTATAAGCTATCAAAGTGAACAAAAATACGATATTTGTCATAAATACTTATTTTTTTTTACTAATAATTAAGTATTTATTTTTTTTTATTTTTTTCAAAATTGTTTGTTAGAATCAAAAAAAGATATATATTTGCATCCGCTAATCACAATATGTGAAGCAAACTCCTTCTTAGCTCAGTTGGTTAGAGCATCTGACTGTTAATCAGAGGGTCCTAGGTTCGAGTCCTAGAGAGGGAGCAAAAAAAGTCTTATCTTAATTGATAAGACTTTTTTTATGTTTTATTTTTTTGTAATCTTAAAGAATTTTGTTAAAAATTGAATAATGTATTATATGATATAAAACATGTTTATTTATCCTTTTTTATCTTTTCGGATTAATTGATATATAGCTAAATCATTATTCTTTCTTTAAATTAGAAATAGTGGAATGTTTTTTTAGTTCCTATTTCTGTTTATTAGTAATTATTGCTATGTATTCTTCCTGTAATTATTTTTATTTATACACTTTTAATTAATGTTGCATTCATTCTTTAAAAATATTTGTTAAACCCATAAAAAGGTATATATTTGCACTCGCTAATCACAGTATATGTGAAGCAAACTCCTTCTTAGCTCAGTTGGTTAGAGCATCTGACTGTTAATCAGAGGGTCCTAGGTTCGAGTCCTAGAGAGGGAGCAAAAAAAGTCTTATCTTAATTGATAAGACTTTTTTTATACAATAATTTCTGTAAAATTGTTTAAAGTTTCACCTTAATCAATTAATATTCAGTCAACAATCCTTCCTTATTTTTTTCTAACTTAGGTAACAAGAATTTTTAATTCTATCATTTTATTTTTGAATTGATATAAAAACGTACATTTTTATTTTTAGGCATAAAAAAACCTCTTTGTAATGTAAATTACAAAGAGGTTTCAAAAAATTTATATTTGTTTATTTTTAAATACCTAATGCTTGACCACCACCAATTTGGATAGTTTCTGCAGTAATAAATGCAGCATCTTTACTAGCTAAGAAAGATACAACACCAGCTACATCTTCTGGTTTACCTAATCTACCTAACATAATACTGTTAGCCCAAGAAGCGAACACTTCTGGTTTCGTAGATTTAATTTGAGCATGAAAAGGAGTGTCAATTGTACCTGGAGATACAGCATTTACTCTAATTCCATATTCTGCTAAATCTTTAGCTAATGCTCTTGTAATTGCATGAACACCTGCTTTAGAAGTACCATAAATACCAGCTCCTGGTCCACCTGCATTCCAAGCAGCGTTAGAAGTATAGTTTATAATTGATGCATTTTCACTTTTCTTAAGCAAAGGAATTGCAGCTCTTGATGCAAAAAATACTGAATCAAGGTTTAAAGCCATTACGAACCTGTAAAACTCAGTTGTCATTTCTTCAAAACGAGATCTACCACCTAATCCACCAGCGTTGTTTACTAATACGTCAATTTGACCATATTTTTCTCCAATTGCTTTAATGTTTTTAGTAACGGCATCATCACTAGTAACGTCAAATCCAAAGTACTCAGCTTCAATTCCTTCAGCAGTTAATTCTTCTACTCTTTTAGCCCCATCTGCATCTTCTATTCCGTTTAAAACTACGGCATATCCATCTTTACCTAATCTTTTAGCTACTTGGAAACCAATTCCTCCAGTAGCACCTGTAATTACAGCTACTTTTTTACTCATTTTTATTTGATTTTAATATAATTAATTCGTTAATATTTAGTTTTTTGCTTTTAAAGCTTCAATTTTTGGAATCAATATCCATACACTTGCTAATACTATAAATGCAAGACTTGCTCCAATTATAAATGCAGGTGCATAATTACCTCCGGTTGTTAACATTGGAACTAGAGCGACTAAACCAGCTCCGGTTAGTTTAGCTGCTGTACCTGCAAAACCAGAAAGTGTACCAACGGTTTTCTTACCATATAAATCACTTGGTATCGTTTGTACATTTCCAATTGCAGTTTGAAATCCAAAAAGAACTGCAGCCATTATTAAAACTGCTGCAAGAGGAGAACCAGGATCAGATAAAGCTAATAATGCAGGAAGCATAATAAGACACCCAAGAGTTATTACCATTTTTCGAGTCTTGTTTACATTCCATCCCTTTTTTAATCTGTTTTGAGCTAATAATCCGCCGAAAAAAGCACCTAACATAGCACCTAAATAAGGTACCCATCCATATATACCGATAGCCTTAACATCCATTCCATATACTTCTGAAAGATATATTGGAATCCAAAAAACAAATAACCACCATATTGGGTCTATTGCAGCTGAGGCAATAATAACACCCCAACTTTGTTTACGTGAAAGTAACTCTTTCACTGGAGGATTGTATTCCGTTGAATTTTCATTATCTTCTTCTTCTTCCTGTCCTGAAAGTATGTATTTTTTTTCAATATCAGTTAACCAAGGATGACTTTTTGGTGGAGCTTTTACTATCATTAACCAAGGAATTAACCATAACAACCCAATTAAACCTATTATAACAAATATCATTTGCCAACTAAAATATATTGTTAAAAAAGCAATAGTTGGTATTGCTATTATACCTCCAATTGCGGCACCAGAATTAAATAAACCTTGTGCAAAAGCTCTCTCGGTTGCTGGAAACCATTCTGCGTTTCCTTTTGCGGCTCCTGGCCAGTTCCCTGCTTCAGATACACCTAATAATGATCTGAAAATAGCGAAACTTAAGACTCCACTTGCTAAAGCATGAAGTGCTGTGGATATAGACCAAAAACCTATCGATAAAACAAATCCAATTCGTGTTCCAAGTTTATCAAATATTTTCCCAAAAATTGATTGACCAAAAGCATATGAAAACATAAATACAACAGAAATTAGAGCATATATCTCTTTTCTTTCTGTCATTGTTTTATCAGGGTATAAATCTTCTGATATACTAGGCCATAATACAACAAGAGCTTGTCTATCAATATAATTAATTACAGTTGCTAGAGCTATCAAGGCAATAACCCACCATCTTAATCCTTTTACTTTCATATTAATTGGTTTTTATAAGTTTAATGTTAATTATATAATTGTTACTTTTTTGATTATTAGATTTAAATTAATTATCTAATTTTTAGATCTAGATACTATTATACGGTATTCCTAAAGATATCAATATTCTACTTGGTTTGTAAAAAAATATTTTTTGGACACATAATTGGTTTACCAAATTGGTTTACCAAAGATATGTTTTTTTCTGAAATAAAAAGGTAGTTTGTTTATTATTTCATAAAACGCTCTATAATAGATTAAATAGCACTATTTAATCTCTAGTTTTATATAATATTGTTAAATGTAAGATGTGGAAATACACCAACTTTTTATAGTTCGATGAGATTATTTATGAAATCGATGATTGATTTAAATAAATACATATTAATAGGAATAAGAGTTCCTAATCTTGCTTTTTAATTTTCTAAAAAGCGTTTTAATTTGCTGTATTTATTAAATGGATCCATAAAATATGCAACCTCGTTTTGATAAAGTTACTTTATGGGGTATTTAATTTGATATAAAAAAAGTGGTTTTAAATATTATAGCAATAACTGTAGAGCTCTTTAAAATGCTCTTTCATTTTTTGTTTTGCTAATTTGGGGTTTCTTTCTTTAATTGCATCGAAGATAGCTTGATGATCTGTTATTCCTCTTTTAGTTAAACCTGCATCACAAACATGGTGCTTCTGAAAATTAGTGATTATTTCTGGGGTAATAATTAGCATGAAATTATTCATTGTACTATTACCACTTGCTTTTGCTATTGCTAAATGAAAAAGTAAATCCTCTTGTATTGCATCTTCTCCATTATCTACTTTATCTTTATAGGCTGAGAGAGCTTCTTGCATTATAACTATATCTTCATCAGTTCTTCTTGTTGCAGCTAAACTAGCTGTCTTTAATTCTAATAAAATTCTTGTTTCTACTAAAGACTTAAAATCAGGGTCATCTAATCTTAAAATATCTTTAATCATACCATTCAGTGCAATAACACCAATGTTTGCAACAAAAGTTCCACTCTGTGGAATAGATTTTAATAGACCGTAAAATTCTAATCTTTGAATTGCTTCTCTAACATTACTTCTAGATACTTCAAACTTTTCAGAAAGCATTCTTTCTGAAGGAAGCTTATCTCCGGGTTCTAGATTCTTCAAATTTATTAGATCTTTAATTTTAGAAATAATATTTTTTTGAATACTAGAATTATCAGATTTTGTAAGTACCTCTATTTTCATTGTTTATAATGTTATTTAATCAACTGCGAATATAAAAATTTATTTAATAATTATGCACACATTATTAATAATGTAATCTAAATTAATAATGTGTGCAATATATTTTTCCTTTTATTAAGGAGGTATATGTATTATCTCAATCAGTTAAAAATGGTAAAAAGAACATTACTAAAATTTATACCTGTGAGTTTTTATTTTTTTTAATAAAAATGAACAGACCATTTATTTCTCTAACTTCATGAAATAATCAAAGATTTCTGGAACATTTCCACTCCCCATATCAGCACTTACTGCTGCTTTAAGGTTTGTAGAAGTAGCTTCGGCAATTAGAGAAGTTGTACCAAGATCATTCATCATTTGTACAAAATATCCTAGATCTTTGTTTGCATTCGCGATAGAGAAACCTAAATCACTTACGTTGTCTACAGCATAATGTTTACAGAACTTCATAAACGGAGAGTTCGAAGGACCAGAAGACATAATATCAAATAACTGCTGAGTATCTACACCTGCTAATTTTGCTGCAGCAAAAGCTTGCGACATAGCAACTACAGTAGTCATCCCCATAAAGTTATTGATAAGCTTCGTTGTATGACCAGCACCAAGAGCACCAAGATAAAATACATTTTCACCTTGCTCATCAAGAACTGGTTTTACTTTTTCGAAAGTAGCTTTATTACCTGCTGCCATAATATTAAGCAGTCCATCTTTTGCGTGGGCTGGTGTACGTCCTAATGGAGCATCAATCATACCAGCACCTTTTTCTGCAAGTGCTTTACCTATTTTTATAGTAGAAGCAGGGATAGAAGTTCCGAAATCAATTAAAACAGCACCTTCTTTAATTCCTTCAAGGATACCATTTTCACCATAAACAATCTTTTCAACAACAGCAGAAGTTGTAAGACAGAACATAATAATATCACTCTTTGCAGCTAATTCTTTTGGAGAGCTAGCTTCAGTAGCATTACCACGTGCTATTACTTTTGCAACTTCATCTTTATTAAGATCCATTACTGTTAGCTCAAAACCTCTTTTTTGAAGATTTTCAACCATGTTACCACCCATAAGGCCAAGTCCGATAAATCCGATAGTAGGTTTTTTCATATTTAAAATATTTTATTTAATGTTATAAGAATAGCACACATTACTAAAACTACATTGCTTTATCAATGTGTGCATTCAATTTTTATATTGGTTTTTTTTATATTAAAATCCTGGAGTTTCAATTGAAATATCATCAACAAATACTTCATTACTACTATTAAATGTAGATCCACTATTTTTTGCATAAAAGATTGCTTCAGTTGTAGAGGCTTTAAATGTAAAAGAATACTCTTTAAATGAATTTCCGTTTTCAGTAGCATTTGCTACTAATTTACCAAGGTTACCGCTTTCTAAAGTTAATTCATCCTCTATATTATTATCCATAATATATACTGATAGTTCTGAAGTACCTTCAAGTTTTGCCCAAAGTTTAATAGTGTATGATACACCGATTTCTACTTCAATACGCTGATACATTCTTCTTTGTTCTTCGTGAAGTTTTAATGAATAAGGAGCACTATTATTAGTTGTGCTTATACCTGGACCTTCATTACTTTTACTAATATTATCTTCTATCCAGGTATTCAAAGTTTTGTTATTCCATAATGCATAATAAGGACTAGGTACTTTATCTTTAGAACCATTTGCAACATATGTAGAACTTGGTGTCATGTCCCAAGCATCTGCATTATCATTTTTTTCATCTAATTCTTCTATTGTTCCAATAAAAATGATTGCAGCTTTTGTAGCTTTTACAGCTCCTACAGCAACTCCCTTAGTAATACTTTTTGAAACACCAGCAGTATTTGTTGTTGTTAATGTTACATTATATGTTTTAATAGAAGCATAAGTATGTGAAGGGTTTAACTCTGTTGATACAGCACTACCGTCACCAAAATCCCATTCATGTGTAACTGCTAAAAAAGATTTATCTGTAAAATCAACTTTAAGACCATTTACATCAGAAGTAAAATCAGGAACTGTAGATAATATTAATCCTTCTATGTTTTTAGAAACTGAAGTTTTTACACCTAAGAAATTTGTAGCTGTAAGAGTTGCTACAAAAGTATCTGCAGTTTTATATACATGTTTAGGATTAAAAGCAGGATCTAGAGCAGTATCATCAGAACTCCACTCTAAAGTTTCATCATCTCCAAAATCCCAAACTAATGATTTAACTCCAGAAGATAAATTTTCAAAAGTTACTTCTGAGTCTACAGTAATTAAATTGAAATCAACAAAAATAGGAGCTACATTTGATGAGTCTACCGCTACTAATCCATCAGAACTTTTTGTTGTAAGTTTAACTTTGTATAAACCACCTGTAGTATATGTGTAGTCTGGGTTTTCTTCAGTTGAAGTACTTCCATCTCCAAAATCCCATAAATATGTTGCTGCATCTGTAGAATAACTTCTAAAAATGATAGACATATTATCTTCTGCGCTTGTACTTGTAGTAAATAGGGTAGTAGGTTGTATATCATTTACATTACCAGTTGGTGGTACAAACTCTTCGTATCCATTATCAACACATGATATAATACCTAAAAACATAAAAAGTAAAGTAAAAATACTTTTATGAAATTTCTTAATTAATTTATAAATCATAATATTAAATTTTAAAATCTATTTATTGTTTAACAATTATATCAAATGAATCTAATCTAGATTCATCACCAGAATTACGACCATAAATGATTACTGATTCGTTATCTCCAGCTTCAAATGTTATAGCATGTTTCTTAAAAACATTAACAACTCTACCAATACTATTATCTGTTCTTGATGCTACAATATTTTCTGTTAACTGCGCTTCTTCATGAGAATCAGTAGTAGGTTTTAGTATAGATATTGTAATTTCTCCAAGATTATTCATGTTAAAAGCACTGAAATATGTTAATACATAAGTTGCACCTGGAGTAACCTCAATTTCTTGATATAAAGCTCTACTACCATCAGCAGGAAATTTCGCTGCTTGTGTACCTTCTGGTAAAGTACCTATCGTTTTTGTGTTTATCTGAAAAACAGATCCCCATTTAGAAGAACTAGGAGCTCTCCAAGAATCTCTACCATCACCTGAACCATCGAATAAACTATTGTCTTCAAAACCAGGTTCTCCAATTTCAGGAACTGCAATTGTTGGTACTGCTTGATTCACTGTAATTAATTTTTCTGTAGATTCTGATTTACCAAGGTTATCTGTTACTGTTAAAGAAACCGTATAAACACCTGGACTTGGAAAAGAAAAGATTAATTCTTGATCTTGTAATGTTGCGTCATCTAATTCAGTAATACTAGTTTCTAAATTAGCAATGTTTTCTAAAACTTCATCTGTAATTGCTGCTTCAGCTGCTGCTAATTCAACTTTTAAAGCATCTATTTCAGCTTGTATTACTACAACTTTATCTGGATTAGATTCACAAGGTAATTTAAATTCTAATTTAGCAATTTGCTCTTCAAATGCTGTCGCTGTAGCTCTTTCAGCTTTAATTGACTGATGAAGAATAGGTAAGTCTTTATTTACAAACGTTACTCCATCAGAAGGAGTTACTGTCCATTCATAATTTGTACCATTTACAGCTAAATTTGAACCTGCTTGAAAATTATATTCATATTTAGCCCATAACTCTACATCATCACAATCAAATTCTGAAGATGTTACGTCAGTTAGGTTGAAAAAAGGTGTTGGACTTGTGAAATCTTCCAAATCACCAACTTCTGGCAAGCTATTACTGACACAAGAGGTTAGAGATATGATTGTCCCTAACACAATATATTTTAAATTAAACAAATGTTTTTTCATAATTATGCGTTTTTAGTATCCACTATTTTGTGAATAGAAATTAGGTAAATTGTCAATCTCTCTTTGAGGAAAAGGAAGGTATTTCTTTTCGCTTGTATAATTTAAACTGTTGTCAGTAGAAAACTGTCTTAAAACAGTATCTGCTTCACCAAATCTTACTAAATCATATAAACGTTGGTTTTCATAAACAAACTCAACTCTTCTCTCTGCTAATAAAGCTTGTTTAGTTAATACAACAACTTCTTCTAAACCAGCTCTAACTCTAACTTGATTAAAAGCTGCAGTAGCTCTTGTATCTGTAGTAGATTCTCCACCAGCTAAAATTGCTTCAGAGTATAATAATAATACATCAGCATATCTTAAAACAACCCAGTCATTATCTCCAATCTCACCATCAGTAGGAAATTTAGCATTAAATGTATCGTTTGTAATTTCTGCTGGATTATATGATAAAGCATCTATACTTGCATAAAACCTTACAGGTTGTAATTCTGGATTCATTACTTCTAAGAAATCAAGTGTAGCAATATTTACACCATTTGAAGGTCCTTGTAAAGTCATCGCAAAACTATGAGATTCTGAATCTGTTTCAACTTGGTCATCTAAACCACTATCACTCGTTACATAATTATCACTACTTACTAAATCGTAAGCTATAGAGAATATTACTTCATCATTAATTTCAAGTCCTGAATTATT
The window above is part of the Polaribacter sp. SA4-12 genome. Proteins encoded here:
- a CDS encoding PKD domain-containing protein, with translation MKKHLFNLKYIVLGTIISLTSCVSNSLPEVGDLEDFTSPTPFFNLTDVTSSEFDCDDVELWAKYEYNFQAGSNLAVNGTNYEWTVTPSDGVTFVNKDLPILHQSIKAERATATAFEEQIAKLEFKLPCESNPDKVVVIQAEIDALKVELAAAEAAITDEVLENIANLETSITELDDATLQDQELIFSFPSPGVYTVSLTVTDNLGKSESTEKLITVNQAVPTIAVPEIGEPGFEDNSLFDGSGDGRDSWRAPSSSKWGSVFQINTKTIGTLPEGTQAAKFPADGSRALYQEIEVTPGATYVLTYFSAFNMNNLGEITISILKPTTDSHEEAQLTENIVASRTDNSIGRVVNVFKKHAITFEAGDNESVIIYGRNSGDESRLDSFDIIVKQ